One Mycobacterium marseillense DNA window includes the following coding sequences:
- a CDS encoding LysR family transcriptional regulator, producing MELRQLEYFIAVASEMNFSRAAQRVHVVQSALSTSVSKLEKELGVELFDRSKQQIKMTPAGELFREHARRVIHTARLAKDSIDDYRGELSGTVEIGSLISFGPLDVPKILGEFHRTYPFVRIILRLSPTGSMPHVSAIADGSLDLAFVSAPDRFPAGVDMQPLCEEPMLFVCRPDHRLAQRDRIVITELADEDLIGFPAEFGLRRVVENAFRAAGVTPRTPYEAAVNYWMAAGLVQHGLGTIFMPASDAARFPDLRAVPLQPEIVWPIFLATGGQRQIAPAAAKLAEMLLASAPRPRRRPKGK from the coding sequence ATGGAACTGCGCCAACTCGAGTACTTCATCGCGGTCGCCAGCGAAATGAACTTTTCGCGTGCGGCGCAACGAGTCCACGTCGTTCAGTCGGCCCTGTCCACCTCGGTGAGCAAGCTGGAAAAGGAACTTGGCGTCGAGCTGTTCGACCGATCCAAACAGCAGATCAAGATGACCCCGGCGGGTGAGCTGTTTCGAGAGCATGCGCGCCGCGTCATCCACACGGCCCGGCTGGCCAAGGATTCGATCGACGACTACCGCGGTGAGCTATCGGGAACCGTCGAGATCGGATCGCTCATATCCTTCGGCCCGCTGGATGTCCCGAAGATCCTCGGAGAATTCCACCGCACCTACCCATTCGTCCGAATCATCCTGCGGCTGAGCCCGACTGGCTCGATGCCCCACGTCTCGGCGATCGCCGACGGTTCGCTCGACCTGGCGTTCGTGTCGGCGCCGGATCGCTTCCCGGCGGGTGTCGATATGCAGCCTCTCTGCGAGGAGCCCATGCTCTTCGTCTGTCGGCCCGACCACCGCCTGGCGCAACGCGACCGCATCGTCATCACCGAACTCGCGGACGAGGACCTGATCGGGTTCCCCGCCGAATTCGGCTTGCGCCGCGTCGTCGAGAACGCCTTCCGGGCAGCTGGCGTCACGCCGCGCACGCCGTATGAAGCGGCGGTCAACTACTGGATGGCGGCCGGCTTGGTACAGCACGGGCTGGGCACGATCTTCATGCCCGCCAGCGACGCCGCCCGTTTTCCGGACCTGCGCGCGGTGCCGTTGCAGCCCGAGATCGTGTGGCCGATCTTTCTCGCCACGGGAGGGCAGAGGCAGATCGCACCGGCCGCCGCCAAGCTCGCCGAGATGCTGCTCGCGTCGGCGCCGCGGCCGCGGCGCCGGCCCAAGGGCAAATAG
- a CDS encoding class I adenylate-forming enzyme family protein, translating into MNVETHKFYAELGYPAQWLEEAERYRTEDAYVMFDPGWAEPLPPVPEETVDVIVRRNAEQRPDAPAIVYLGHTITYGELHDFVGRAAAVLQSTGVGRGDVVAVMVPTSAMHWIVFFALARLGAVHCGVNVMYRADELRFVLDDARPRVIVCLDKLLPVVEQATVAAARPTVFTVSITDLADPGFAPYPGLDAWWPSPGEAQTVAALELFAHMMNTRPRPHPDKVDDVRADIGQIVYTAGTTGRPKGVLQTHYNLMHNAVTHTVAMPGVATPVAVSILPLFHTGGFFVYSLPTFVRGGTVIPRPLFEPDDFLGCVRRHAVNVLLGPPTLYAALLQRGVGRADLGGVRICAAGAAPIPADLPRRWKETTGLDLYGGWGMSELNSMGTFNALPGKPTPDTLGVPVVGEVRVTVDGRVAAREAHGDIEFRGLQVSRGYLGRPRDTEESFGADGWLRTGDIGYVDHTDALHYVDRKKDLLVISGYNVSPAEIEATLLRHPRIVEAAVVGESDPYRGEIPVAFVVGDVTPADVDAHCRAHLAAIKVPRRVEVVAALPKNSMGKTLKRELPVRRTGK; encoded by the coding sequence ATGAACGTCGAAACACACAAGTTCTACGCGGAACTCGGTTACCCGGCCCAGTGGCTCGAGGAGGCCGAGCGGTATCGAACCGAAGACGCCTATGTGATGTTCGACCCGGGCTGGGCCGAACCGCTTCCGCCGGTACCGGAGGAGACCGTCGACGTCATCGTGCGGCGAAACGCCGAGCAACGGCCCGACGCGCCGGCGATCGTCTACCTCGGTCACACCATCACCTACGGCGAACTGCATGACTTCGTCGGTCGCGCGGCCGCCGTCCTGCAGAGCACGGGGGTGGGCCGCGGCGACGTCGTGGCCGTGATGGTGCCCACCTCGGCAATGCACTGGATAGTCTTCTTCGCCCTCGCGCGGCTCGGCGCCGTGCATTGCGGCGTCAACGTCATGTACCGCGCCGACGAGCTTCGGTTCGTGCTCGATGACGCCCGGCCCCGCGTCATCGTCTGCCTCGACAAGCTGCTGCCCGTTGTCGAGCAGGCGACCGTCGCTGCCGCGCGCCCAACCGTGTTCACGGTGTCGATCACCGATCTGGCCGATCCCGGCTTCGCCCCCTATCCCGGCCTGGACGCATGGTGGCCCTCGCCGGGCGAGGCTCAAACCGTCGCGGCGCTAGAGCTTTTCGCCCACATGATGAACACCCGCCCGCGGCCGCACCCCGACAAGGTCGACGACGTGCGTGCGGATATCGGCCAGATCGTCTACACCGCGGGCACCACCGGTCGCCCGAAAGGGGTCCTGCAGACGCATTACAACCTGATGCACAACGCTGTCACCCACACCGTGGCGATGCCGGGTGTGGCAACCCCGGTCGCCGTGTCCATCCTGCCGCTGTTTCACACCGGCGGTTTTTTCGTCTACTCGCTGCCGACATTTGTGCGCGGCGGCACGGTCATCCCGCGACCGTTGTTCGAACCCGACGACTTTCTCGGGTGCGTGCGACGGCACGCGGTCAACGTGCTCCTCGGGCCTCCCACGTTGTACGCGGCCCTGCTACAGCGAGGTGTGGGGCGCGCCGACCTTGGCGGCGTGCGGATCTGCGCGGCGGGCGCCGCCCCCATCCCGGCCGACCTGCCGCGGCGGTGGAAGGAGACGACCGGACTCGATCTGTACGGCGGATGGGGGATGAGCGAGCTCAACAGCATGGGCACGTTCAACGCCCTGCCCGGCAAACCGACTCCCGATACGCTCGGGGTGCCGGTCGTCGGCGAGGTCCGGGTGACCGTCGACGGGCGGGTCGCCGCCCGTGAGGCCCACGGCGACATCGAGTTTCGCGGCCTACAGGTGTCACGGGGCTATCTCGGCCGGCCGCGGGACACCGAGGAGAGCTTCGGCGCCGATGGCTGGTTGCGCACCGGCGACATCGGCTACGTCGACCACACCGACGCCCTGCACTACGTCGACCGCAAGAAGGACCTCCTGGTGATTTCGGGCTACAACGTCTCTCCGGCGGAGATCGAAGCGACATTGCTGCGGCATCCCCGGATCGTCGAGGCCGCCGTCGTCGGCGAGAGCGATCCCTATCGCGGCGAAATTCCCGTCGCGTTTGTCGTCGGCGACGTCACGCCGGCAGATGTAGACGCCCACTGCCGCGCGCATCTGGCGGCGATCAAGGTGCCGCGCCGGGTCGAGGTCGTTGCGGCGCTGCCGAAGAACTCGATGGGGAAGACTCTCAAACGTGAATTGCCGGTACGACGGACGGGGAAGTGA
- a CDS encoding cupin domain-containing protein, whose translation MAIDAVGAPLDALTVIQCVTPPFVPADAEVMTVTVDYPPGCAGIAPHRHPGGPVFGYVLEGEMLFALEGEVPRVIKAGEAFWELGGDVIHYSDANNRSDAPLRFLATMLCAPGQPILTFVDDDELEQRRDRRVSPRRE comes from the coding sequence ATGGCGATCGATGCCGTCGGCGCGCCGCTGGACGCGCTGACCGTGATTCAGTGCGTCACTCCGCCCTTTGTGCCCGCTGACGCGGAGGTCATGACCGTGACCGTCGACTACCCGCCGGGCTGCGCGGGCATCGCGCCGCACCGCCATCCCGGCGGGCCGGTCTTCGGCTACGTGCTCGAGGGCGAAATGCTTTTCGCACTCGAGGGCGAGGTCCCGCGGGTGATCAAGGCCGGTGAGGCGTTCTGGGAGCTTGGGGGAGACGTCATCCACTACTCCGACGCCAACAACCGCTCCGATGCGCCGCTGCGCTTCCTGGCGACGATGCTGTGTGCGCCCGGTCAGCCGATCTTGACCTTTGTCGACGACGACGAACTCGAGCAGCGCCGCGACCGCAGGGTGAGCCCGCGCCGGGAGTGA
- a CDS encoding NAD(P)/FAD-dependent oxidoreductase, producing MRRKTTQPLSFRKHRVVVIGGGYSGALAANRLQQRPDVDITVVNARPIFVERIRLHEMVAGSGEATRDLAAMLGKTVRLVVGTVERIDVSRRSVELTSGETLPYDYLIYAVGSTGAVPSSVPGAREFAYPIAELEQAERVRAVLADLPADASICVVGGGLTGIEAASELAEQRPTVHVTLVCGKVLAPSIGEKARRSVRRQLTRLGVEVLDDAVVAELDAGYVRLTDGRELPSALTVWTAGFGVPELAARSGLSTDELGRLVTDETLTSIDDPRIVAAGDAAAPSNQPLRMGCQAALPLGAKAANTVLDRIEGKQPGVVDQAFVGQNISIGRRHGTIQLSYRDDTPRRIYLVGKLAASVKEFVCRSTVTVITKEARKPGAFRWPTGDRDARAPQVVRQAAPTA from the coding sequence ATGAGAAGGAAAACCACGCAACCACTTTCGTTCCGCAAGCACCGGGTGGTCGTGATCGGCGGCGGCTATTCCGGCGCCTTGGCCGCCAACCGGTTGCAACAGCGCCCCGACGTCGACATCACGGTCGTCAACGCCCGGCCGATCTTCGTCGAGCGCATCCGACTGCATGAGATGGTCGCCGGCAGTGGCGAGGCCACCAGGGATCTGGCGGCCATGCTGGGCAAGACCGTGCGATTGGTCGTCGGCACGGTGGAGCGCATCGACGTCAGCCGCCGCAGCGTGGAGTTGACGTCGGGCGAAACGCTGCCCTACGACTACCTGATCTATGCCGTTGGCAGCACCGGCGCGGTACCGTCCTCGGTGCCTGGCGCGCGTGAATTCGCCTATCCCATCGCCGAACTCGAACAGGCTGAGCGGGTGCGCGCGGTCCTGGCCGACTTGCCGGCGGACGCTTCGATCTGCGTCGTCGGTGGCGGATTGACGGGGATAGAGGCGGCCTCCGAACTCGCCGAACAACGTCCCACCGTCCACGTGACGCTGGTGTGTGGGAAGGTCTTGGCCCCATCCATTGGGGAGAAGGCGCGCCGTTCCGTACGGCGTCAACTCACGCGTCTTGGTGTCGAGGTGCTCGACGACGCCGTCGTCGCGGAATTGGACGCCGGCTACGTGCGCTTGACCGACGGGCGTGAGTTGCCCAGCGCGCTGACGGTGTGGACCGCCGGGTTCGGGGTACCGGAGCTCGCCGCCCGCAGCGGACTGAGTACCGACGAACTGGGCCGCCTGGTCACGGACGAAACCCTCACCAGCATCGACGATCCGCGCATCGTCGCGGCGGGAGACGCTGCGGCGCCGAGCAATCAACCGCTGCGCATGGGTTGTCAGGCAGCGCTCCCGCTGGGCGCCAAGGCGGCGAATACGGTGCTCGACCGCATCGAGGGCAAACAGCCCGGTGTCGTCGACCAGGCGTTCGTGGGACAGAACATCAGCATCGGGCGCCGGCACGGGACCATCCAGTTGTCGTATCGCGACGACACGCCCCGACGAATCTATTTGGTGGGCAAGCTGGCGGCGTCGGTGAAGGAATTCGTCTGCCGCAGCACCGTCACGGTGATCACCAAGGAAGCTCGCAAGCCCGGCGCCTTTCGCTGGCCAACCGGGGACCGGGATGCCAGGGCGCCGCAGGTCGTCCGGCAAGCCGCGCCCACGGCGTGA
- a CDS encoding class I SAM-dependent methyltransferase, translating into MSNAPSFHGPDDGSYVLGHVDREVRRLLLQGRLYDDYTTYVFEQAGLQPGMRVLDIGCGPGDVSFIASRLVGPMGRVLGVDASAAVIEFARARAVEHGSDNVRFEPIAIDDIALDEPVDAVIGRMILMYLPDPVESLRRLAAMVRPGGVVAFCEMNSTVAGSLPDLPLWRALVDAVAQAFRSAGCDTTFGIKLDAAFRRAGLGAPRVRLGGVGGDADVAIQLAETWRSMLPVAERAGLVSEELADLDTLAQRLLDQAAAAEAITITPTLIGAWARV; encoded by the coding sequence ATGAGCAACGCACCAAGCTTTCACGGGCCGGATGACGGCAGCTACGTGCTGGGTCATGTCGATCGCGAAGTCCGGCGGCTCCTGTTGCAGGGCAGGCTGTATGACGACTACACCACCTATGTCTTCGAACAGGCGGGTCTGCAACCCGGGATGCGGGTGCTCGACATCGGTTGCGGCCCCGGCGATGTGTCGTTCATCGCGTCACGTCTGGTGGGGCCGATGGGTCGGGTGCTCGGCGTGGATGCCTCCGCGGCGGTCATCGAGTTCGCCCGCGCCCGTGCCGTCGAGCACGGTAGCGACAATGTCCGCTTCGAGCCGATCGCGATCGACGACATCGCGCTCGACGAACCCGTCGACGCCGTGATCGGCCGGATGATCCTGATGTATCTGCCCGACCCAGTCGAATCGCTGCGCCGGCTCGCCGCAATGGTGCGCCCGGGCGGCGTCGTCGCGTTCTGCGAAATGAACTCCACGGTGGCGGGCAGCCTGCCCGACTTGCCGCTGTGGCGTGCGCTGGTAGACGCTGTCGCCCAGGCGTTTCGGAGCGCAGGCTGTGACACAACCTTCGGCATCAAGCTGGATGCGGCGTTTCGCCGTGCCGGCCTGGGGGCGCCCCGGGTACGGCTGGGCGGGGTGGGCGGCGACGCGGACGTCGCGATTCAGCTGGCCGAGACGTGGCGTTCGATGTTGCCGGTGGCCGAACGCGCGGGTCTGGTCTCGGAGGAGCTGGCCGATCTGGACACGCTTGCGCAGCGGCTGCTGGACCAGGCCGCCGCCGCGGAAGCCATCACGATCACGCCGACGCTGATCGGCGCCTGGGCGCGGGTATAG
- a CDS encoding TetR/AcrR family transcriptional regulator: protein MPNANELAVAARRRRERERNARRDSILAAARETFSTRGFAGSTMEEVALRAEITKPTLYGYFRTKDELLLTLMLPVFADIGAQLQALQRDLEAGKIGSCQQLIGQFLDAVLTPYRTDPERFRLTQLLHQTRLVETLDPNTLAALDTQGRKDFTLARSILRTAVQQELIRDVPVVPLADVIWGIVVGTIQVEDIKNRTGGRAQHTATLQLAADLLTAALDPAAESGQPR, encoded by the coding sequence ATGCCCAACGCGAATGAGCTGGCGGTGGCGGCGCGGCGTCGCCGCGAGCGCGAACGCAACGCGCGACGGGACAGCATCCTGGCGGCGGCTCGGGAGACGTTCAGCACCCGCGGGTTCGCGGGTTCCACGATGGAGGAAGTGGCGCTGCGCGCCGAGATCACCAAGCCGACGCTCTACGGTTACTTCCGCACCAAGGACGAACTGCTGCTCACGCTGATGCTCCCGGTGTTCGCCGACATCGGCGCTCAGCTGCAGGCGTTGCAGCGCGACCTCGAGGCGGGGAAGATCGGCAGCTGCCAGCAGCTGATCGGTCAATTCCTCGACGCCGTGCTCACGCCGTACCGCACCGACCCCGAGCGCTTCCGGCTCACCCAGCTGCTGCACCAGACACGGCTGGTCGAGACGCTGGACCCGAACACCCTTGCCGCGCTTGATACCCAGGGCCGAAAGGACTTCACCCTGGCGCGCTCGATCCTTCGGACCGCCGTTCAACAGGAACTGATTCGCGACGTGCCGGTGGTCCCGCTGGCGGATGTCATCTGGGGCATCGTGGTCGGCACCATCCAAGTCGAGGACATCAAGAACCGCACCGGTGGCCGCGCCCAACACACCGCGACGCTGCAGCTCGCCGCCGACCTGCTCACCGCCGCGCTCGATCCCGCCGCCGAGTCAGGGCAGCCGCGTTGA
- a CDS encoding hemerythrin domain-containing protein has product MADVRDMYLMHDTLRREFRLMPGLFRGVATGDTKRAAVVATHADLLCRLLHVHHEAEDAILWPKLRERAGTQATVVVAAMEQQHAAIDAALTRAAELIPIWRATTRRGANLADVFDHLFNVLVEHTVMEEEQILPLAKSCVTAQEWKQMAQHGMHSFSPKDMLLCFSLMMHEGDPDVVKGALDDAPLAGRILIPRLGKRVFAAHAKRVHGAPSPSAEDR; this is encoded by the coding sequence ATGGCCGACGTGCGTGACATGTACCTGATGCACGACACGCTCCGGCGCGAATTTCGCCTCATGCCGGGATTATTCCGCGGTGTCGCCACGGGCGACACCAAGCGCGCGGCGGTCGTCGCCACGCACGCCGACCTCCTGTGCCGGCTGCTTCACGTGCACCACGAAGCGGAAGACGCGATCCTGTGGCCCAAACTGCGCGAACGGGCGGGGACACAGGCAACCGTTGTGGTGGCCGCAATGGAACAGCAGCACGCGGCCATCGACGCGGCTCTGACGCGGGCGGCCGAGCTGATACCGATCTGGCGAGCCACCACGCGGCGGGGAGCCAACCTTGCCGATGTCTTCGACCACCTGTTCAACGTGCTGGTCGAGCACACTGTGATGGAGGAAGAGCAGATCCTTCCCCTCGCCAAAAGCTGTGTCACGGCACAGGAGTGGAAGCAGATGGCACAGCACGGCATGCACTCCTTCTCGCCGAAGGACATGCTGCTGTGTTTCAGTCTGATGATGCATGAGGGCGACCCCGACGTCGTCAAGGGAGCGCTCGACGACGCACCGCTCGCGGGGCGAATATTGATACCGCGTCTCGGCAAGCGGGTGTTCGCCGCCCACGCCAAGCGTGTGCACGGCGCCCCCTCCCCAAGTGCAGAGGACCGTTGA
- the hpf gene encoding ribosome hibernation-promoting factor, HPF/YfiA family, which translates to MDSGQILDQPPSVPDGQAQPTTTADVVFKGRNVEIPDHYRLYVSQKLARLERFDRSIYLFDVELKHAPNRRQRKSCQRVEITARGRGPVSRAEACANSFYAAFESAVDKLEARLRRVKDRRKVHYGDKTPVSLAAATAVPPREPGRAAPAAPAEHDGVESDHEPGRIVRTKEHPATPMTVDDALYEMELVGHDFFLFHDKHTERPCVVYRRHAYDYGLIRLG; encoded by the coding sequence GTGGATTCCGGTCAGATTCTGGACCAACCGCCCTCCGTCCCCGATGGGCAAGCCCAACCGACAACCACCGCCGACGTTGTGTTCAAAGGCCGCAACGTAGAAATCCCCGATCATTACCGTCTGTACGTCTCCCAAAAACTCGCCCGCCTCGAGCGGTTCGATCGCTCCATCTACCTTTTCGATGTCGAGCTCAAGCACGCGCCCAACCGACGGCAGCGCAAATCGTGTCAGCGCGTAGAGATCACCGCCCGCGGCCGGGGCCCGGTGAGCAGGGCGGAGGCCTGCGCCAACAGTTTCTACGCCGCGTTCGAGTCCGCGGTCGACAAGCTGGAGGCCCGGCTGCGCCGCGTCAAGGACCGTCGCAAGGTCCACTACGGCGACAAGACGCCGGTCTCGCTGGCCGCCGCCACCGCGGTGCCGCCCCGGGAACCGGGGCGCGCCGCGCCCGCGGCACCCGCCGAGCACGACGGCGTGGAGTCGGACCACGAACCCGGACGGATCGTGCGGACCAAGGAGCATCCGGCCACGCCGATGACGGTCGACGACGCGCTCTACGAGATGGAGCTCGTCGGGCACGACTTCTTCTTGTTCCACGACAAGCACACCGAGCGCCCGTGCGTGGTCTACCGCCGCCACGCCTATGACTACGGCCTGATCCGACTGGGCTGA
- a CDS encoding ComF family protein has translation MLDLILPTECGGCGAPASRWCQACATELAVRPDEPHVVNPRIDAGVPVFALGRYANARRQAILALKEHGRADLVAPLARALAVGVHRLLSWGIVDTPLTIVPAPTRRSAARRRGGDPVLRLARAAVAQHPEIWVAQALRIKALTRDSVGLGTAARERNITGRVVLRGRPPRTDVMVVDDIVTTGATARESVRVLQGAGVRVVAVLAIAAA, from the coding sequence ATGCTCGACCTCATCCTGCCGACCGAATGCGGCGGCTGCGGGGCGCCGGCGTCCCGCTGGTGCCAAGCCTGTGCCACGGAGCTGGCCGTCAGACCGGACGAGCCGCACGTGGTGAACCCGCGCATCGACGCGGGCGTCCCGGTGTTCGCGCTCGGCCGCTACGCCAACGCCCGACGGCAGGCGATCCTGGCGCTCAAGGAACACGGCCGCGCCGATCTCGTCGCGCCGCTGGCGCGCGCACTGGCAGTCGGGGTGCACCGGCTGCTGTCGTGGGGGATCGTTGACACCCCGCTGACGATCGTGCCCGCACCGACCCGGCGTTCGGCCGCACGCCGCCGCGGCGGCGACCCGGTGCTGCGGCTGGCCCGCGCCGCGGTGGCGCAGCATCCGGAGATCTGGGTCGCCCAGGCATTGCGGATCAAAGCACTGACCCGCGACTCGGTGGGCCTGGGCACCGCCGCACGCGAACGCAACATCACCGGCCGGGTCGTGCTGCGCGGCCGGCCGCCGCGCACCGACGTCATGGTCGTCGACGACATCGTCACCACCGGGGCGACGGCGCGAGAGTCGGTGCGCGTTCTTCAGGGCGCGGGGGTCCGCGTCGTCGCCGTGCTGGCGATCGCCGCCGCGTGA
- a CDS encoding SDR family NAD(P)-dependent oxidoreductase, translated as MSEELEGRVAIVTGAARGIGAAIARRLSAAGAAVVMTDLARVELHSAAAQLLGPSTTVDVDLTAAGAPEAVVDAAVRDYGRLDIVVNNAGYTWDGPIHTMSDEQFQAMLDIHTVTPFRLLRAAAKPMRTAAKEELAASRLAHRKVVNVVSLAGLMGQGGQVNYSAAKGATIAMTKALAKEWGHLGINVNAVAPGFIETRLTADPEAGNRIEVAGRAHQLGISEAVRRNAVVTNPLGRVGSPAEIAEAVAWLASPASDYVQGHVLTVSGGQIGGMTW; from the coding sequence TTGAGCGAGGAACTCGAGGGTAGAGTCGCCATCGTCACCGGGGCCGCTCGCGGGATCGGCGCCGCGATCGCCCGGCGCCTCTCGGCGGCAGGCGCCGCCGTCGTCATGACCGATCTCGCCCGCGTCGAATTGCATTCGGCGGCAGCCCAATTGCTCGGTCCGTCCACCACCGTCGATGTCGATCTCACTGCCGCCGGCGCGCCCGAGGCCGTGGTCGACGCCGCGGTGCGGGACTATGGTCGGTTGGACATCGTGGTCAACAACGCCGGATATACCTGGGACGGACCGATACACACCATGTCGGACGAGCAATTCCAGGCGATGCTCGACATCCACACCGTCACGCCATTCCGGCTGCTGCGCGCCGCGGCAAAACCCATGCGCACCGCGGCGAAGGAAGAGCTTGCCGCCAGCAGGCTCGCGCATCGCAAGGTGGTCAACGTGGTTTCGCTCGCCGGCCTGATGGGCCAAGGGGGCCAGGTCAACTACTCGGCCGCCAAGGGCGCGACCATCGCCATGACCAAGGCGCTCGCCAAGGAGTGGGGGCACCTCGGCATCAACGTCAACGCCGTGGCCCCCGGCTTCATCGAAACCCGGTTGACCGCAGACCCCGAGGCCGGCAACCGCATCGAGGTGGCCGGCCGCGCGCATCAACTGGGCATCTCCGAGGCGGTGCGCCGAAACGCTGTGGTCACCAATCCTTTGGGGCGCGTGGGATCGCCGGCCGAGATCGCCGAAGCCGTCGCGTGGCTGGCCTCGCCCGCTTCGGACTACGTCCAGGGCCACGTATTGACCGTCAGCGGTGGCCAGATCGGGGGCATGACATGGTGA
- a CDS encoding methyltransferase: protein MLQGESTQLVQADIEARVLDLVYGHWRSQILRALATLSVADHLADGPMTAAEVAAREGSLPDRTYRLMRAGVAIGMLKSTRDGLFESTALLDAMHSDSPRSLHPIIMGFTAPWHTLSVRLLADAIRTGIQPATTALGTDLFTYLEENPEEGREFSDLMAALTVHWAGDVADLLDTTGVRCAVDVGGASGSLLRQLQVRNPQLRGVIFDRPNVAQKIAQSIAASDQAQRLDAVGGDFFVSVPPGDLYLLKMILHDWDDEHCVTILDRCRQAIEPGGRVVIVEWIMGDPDDPGFAALMDLNMLASCQDGRERTLDEFDALLQGAGLRRTAFHRNPLGHSVIEAQPK from the coding sequence GTGCTACAGGGGGAATCGACACAGCTCGTCCAGGCGGACATCGAGGCACGGGTGCTCGACCTCGTCTACGGCCACTGGCGCAGCCAGATCCTGCGCGCGTTGGCCACGCTCTCGGTGGCCGACCACCTCGCCGACGGCCCAATGACCGCCGCGGAGGTGGCCGCGCGCGAGGGCAGCCTGCCCGACCGCACCTATCGCCTGATGCGGGCGGGCGTGGCCATCGGGATGCTGAAGTCGACCAGAGACGGATTGTTCGAAAGCACAGCGCTGCTCGACGCGATGCACAGCGATTCACCGCGATCGCTGCATCCGATCATCATGGGATTCACCGCACCCTGGCACACGCTGTCGGTGCGGTTGCTGGCGGACGCGATTCGAACGGGCATCCAGCCGGCGACCACCGCACTGGGAACAGACCTGTTCACCTATCTGGAAGAGAACCCGGAGGAGGGGCGCGAGTTCTCCGATCTCATGGCGGCGCTGACAGTTCACTGGGCGGGTGACGTCGCCGACCTGCTCGACACGACCGGCGTCCGGTGCGCGGTCGACGTCGGTGGTGCCAGCGGCAGTCTGCTGCGGCAGCTGCAGGTTCGCAATCCACAACTGCGCGGCGTGATCTTCGACAGACCCAATGTTGCCCAAAAAATCGCCCAGTCGATCGCGGCGAGCGACCAGGCCCAGCGGCTCGACGCCGTCGGTGGCGACTTCTTCGTGTCGGTGCCGCCCGGAGACCTTTACCTGCTCAAGATGATCCTGCACGACTGGGACGACGAACACTGTGTCACCATCCTCGACCGGTGCCGCCAGGCGATAGAACCCGGCGGCCGAGTCGTCATCGTCGAGTGGATCATGGGCGATCCCGACGACCCCGGTTTTGCCGCGCTCATGGACCTCAACATGCTGGCGTCGTGCCAGGACGGCCGGGAGCGCACGCTGGACGAGTTCGACGCGTTGCTGCAGGGCGCCGGTCTGCGGCGCACGGCGTTCCATCGCAACCCGTTGGGACACAGCGTGATCGAAGCTCAGCCGAAATAG
- a CDS encoding enoyl-CoA hydratase/isomerase family protein, with the protein MTDTSIRTGVVKYEERGHIAVVTLSRPEQRNAFDRELSAATLAAWDRIKADPNIRVAVVTGAGPAFSAGADLKKLIPHIRAASDEDNRRRAWEGPGWAGVSGGYTINTPIIAAINGDCIAGGHELAEFCDIRITVPHARFGHQEIKWGLMPGDGGCSRLPRIIGLGRAMELILTGRIYDAEEALRIGFVTKIVEPHQLMREALAIAETIASNGPLAVRAAKQTILRGVGRPLNDNIPFETETFSYLCKSEDWTRGQRAFFAGEKPDFQGR; encoded by the coding sequence GTGACTGACACATCCATCCGCACCGGCGTGGTGAAATACGAGGAGCGAGGCCATATCGCCGTGGTCACCCTCAGCAGGCCGGAGCAACGCAACGCGTTCGACCGCGAACTGTCCGCCGCCACGCTGGCCGCCTGGGACCGCATCAAGGCGGACCCCAACATCCGTGTCGCCGTCGTCACCGGCGCGGGTCCGGCGTTTTCGGCCGGCGCGGACTTGAAGAAGCTCATCCCGCACATCCGCGCCGCCAGCGACGAGGACAACCGCCGCCGGGCCTGGGAAGGGCCGGGATGGGCGGGAGTCTCGGGTGGCTACACGATCAACACTCCGATCATCGCCGCCATCAACGGCGACTGCATCGCCGGGGGGCACGAGCTGGCGGAATTCTGCGATATCCGAATCACCGTGCCGCATGCGCGCTTTGGACATCAGGAGATCAAGTGGGGTCTGATGCCCGGCGACGGGGGTTGTTCGCGATTGCCGCGCATCATCGGGCTGGGCCGGGCGATGGAGCTGATCTTGACGGGACGGATCTACGACGCCGAGGAAGCGCTCCGAATCGGTTTCGTCACCAAGATCGTCGAGCCGCATCAGCTCATGCGCGAAGCGCTCGCCATCGCCGAGACGATCGCCTCCAACGGTCCGTTGGCGGTGCGCGCGGCAAAGCAGACGATTCTTCGGGGTGTCGGTCGGCCGTTGAACGACAACATTCCGTTCGAGACCGAAACTTTCAGCTACCTGTGCAAGTCCGAGGACTGGACGCGGGGCCAACGCGCGTTTTTTGCCGGCGAGAAACCCGACTTCCAGGGACGGTAG